One region of Streptomyces sp. NBC_00442 genomic DNA includes:
- a CDS encoding O-methyltransferase: MTKGNSTKITDELYAYMLAHNPPLDAVQQDLVNTTYARLPDHAGMQSAEEQAPLLAFLVRLVNARHVVEVGTFTGFSALAMAQALPADGTLIACDVSEEWTAYGKEAWAKAGVADRIDLRIAPALDTLRAMPAEPHIDFAYLDADKGNYIAYWEELVPRLRAGGLIATDNVLFHGKVLDPAAGGSAEGIRAFNEHVVADGRMDSVMLTVADGLTLSRKR, from the coding sequence ATGACCAAGGGAAACAGCACCAAGATCACGGACGAGCTGTACGCCTACATGCTGGCTCACAACCCGCCGCTCGACGCGGTCCAGCAGGACCTGGTGAACACCACGTACGCCCGCCTGCCGGACCATGCGGGCATGCAGTCGGCCGAGGAGCAGGCGCCGCTCCTCGCCTTCCTGGTACGCCTGGTGAACGCGCGTCACGTGGTGGAGGTGGGCACCTTCACCGGCTTCTCGGCCCTCGCCATGGCGCAGGCGCTGCCCGCCGACGGCACGCTGATCGCGTGCGACGTGTCCGAGGAGTGGACGGCGTACGGCAAGGAGGCGTGGGCGAAGGCGGGCGTCGCGGACCGCATCGACCTGCGGATCGCCCCGGCGCTCGACACGCTGCGCGCGATGCCGGCCGAGCCGCACATCGACTTCGCGTACCTGGATGCCGACAAGGGGAACTACATCGCGTACTGGGAGGAGCTGGTGCCGCGGCTGCGGGCGGGGGGTCTGATCGCCACGGACAATGTGCTCTTCCACGGGAAGGTGCTGGACCCGGCGGCCGGAGGTTCGGCCGAGGGGATCCGGGCGTTCAACGAGCATGTGGTGGCGGACGGGCGGATGGACAGCGTGATGCTGACCGTCGCGGACGGCCTGACACTGTCGCGCAAGCGTTAG
- a CDS encoding FadR/GntR family transcriptional regulator, with the protein MSEATYIGRGVHRSAVEGLALRIFDGTYDEGDTLELPALMAELGVSQTVLREAVKVLTAKGLLDARQKRGTFVRPRADWNLLDGDVLRWKLAAGAPHDFFADVLDLRRAIEPAAASLAAERRTDEDLAALDASLDAMRAAGSDPVLAVRADTSFHTALLAASHNRFFDQLRRVIVPALVARGRHGGPRGHEDSLPAHAEVVRSVREGDADGAYMAVLELLDLSLRDHP; encoded by the coding sequence GTGAGCGAGGCCACCTACATCGGGCGCGGCGTCCATCGGTCCGCCGTCGAGGGGCTGGCCCTGCGCATCTTCGACGGCACGTACGACGAGGGCGACACCCTCGAACTGCCCGCACTGATGGCCGAGTTGGGCGTCAGCCAGACCGTCCTGCGCGAGGCCGTGAAGGTGCTCACCGCCAAGGGGCTGCTCGACGCGCGGCAGAAACGCGGCACGTTCGTGCGGCCGCGCGCCGACTGGAACCTGCTCGACGGCGACGTCCTGCGCTGGAAGCTGGCGGCAGGTGCGCCGCACGACTTCTTCGCCGACGTCCTGGACCTGCGCCGCGCCATCGAGCCCGCCGCCGCCTCGCTCGCCGCCGAGCGCCGCACGGACGAGGATCTCGCGGCCCTGGACGCCTCGCTCGACGCGATGCGCGCGGCCGGAAGCGACCCCGTACTCGCGGTGCGCGCCGACACGTCCTTCCACACCGCCCTGCTGGCCGCCTCGCACAACCGCTTCTTCGACCAGCTGCGCCGGGTGATCGTGCCCGCGCTCGTGGCCCGGGGCCGGCACGGGGGCCCCCGGGGGCACGAGGATTCGCTGCCCGCCCATGCCGAGGTCGTGCGGTCCGTACGGGAGGGCGACGCGGACGGGGCGTACATGGCGGTGCTCGAACTGCTCGACCTGTCCCTGCGCGACCATCCATGA
- a CDS encoding FmdB family zinc ribbon protein, producing the protein MPRYEYRCRSCGDTFELSRPMAESAAPAACPVGHDDTVKLLSTVAVGGSAKSGPAPAGGGGGGGGGCCGGGCCG; encoded by the coding sequence ATGCCTCGCTATGAATACCGCTGCCGCTCCTGCGGCGATACGTTCGAACTCAGCCGTCCGATGGCGGAGTCCGCCGCGCCCGCGGCGTGCCCGGTGGGCCACGACGACACGGTGAAGCTGCTTTCCACGGTGGCCGTGGGCGGCTCCGCAAAGTCCGGCCCCGCGCCGGCCGGGGGCGGCGGGGGTGGGGGTGGGGGCTGTTGCGGAGGCGGCTGCTGCGGCTGA
- a CDS encoding HAD family hydrolase, which yields MSTAPVLVASDLDRTLIYSAGALALALTGPDERAPRLLCVEVYEHKPLSYVTEHAAHLLAELKSAAVFVPATTRTRAQYQRIRLPGPPSRFAICANGGHVLVDGVSDPDWAGAVAARIAGECAPLDEVRTHLRTTADPRWLRKERTAEDLFAYLVVERELLPEEWVKELAAWAEPRGWTVSLQGRKIYAVPKPLTKSAAVREIARRTGARLTLAAGDSLLDADLLLAADEAWRPGHGELAEAGWRAPGTEVLAERGVLAGEEILRRFLARATR from the coding sequence GTGAGCACCGCGCCCGTCCTCGTCGCGAGCGACCTCGACCGCACTCTGATCTACTCCGCGGGCGCCCTCGCCCTCGCCCTCACCGGACCCGACGAGCGGGCGCCGCGGCTGCTCTGCGTCGAGGTGTACGAGCACAAGCCCCTCTCGTACGTCACCGAACACGCGGCGCATCTGCTTGCCGAGCTGAAGTCGGCGGCCGTGTTCGTGCCGGCCACGACCCGGACGCGCGCGCAGTACCAGCGCATCCGACTTCCCGGCCCGCCCTCACGGTTCGCGATCTGCGCCAACGGGGGCCATGTGCTCGTCGACGGCGTGTCCGACCCGGACTGGGCCGGCGCGGTCGCGGCCCGCATCGCCGGCGAGTGCGCCCCGCTCGACGAGGTCCGCACCCATCTGCGGACCACCGCCGACCCGCGGTGGCTGCGCAAGGAACGGACCGCCGAGGACCTCTTCGCCTACCTCGTGGTCGAGCGCGAGCTGCTGCCCGAGGAGTGGGTGAAGGAACTCGCGGCCTGGGCCGAGCCGCGCGGCTGGACGGTCTCCCTCCAGGGCCGCAAGATCTACGCCGTCCCGAAGCCGCTCACCAAGAGCGCGGCGGTACGGGAGATCGCCCGGCGCACCGGCGCCCGACTCACCCTGGCCGCAGGGGACTCGCTCCTCGACGCCGACCTGCTGCTCGCCGCCGACGAGGCCTGGCGTCCGGGCCACGGCGAGCTCGCCGAAGCAGGCTGGCGGGCGCCGGGCACCGAGGTGCTGGCCGAGCGCGGTGTGCTCGCCGGCGAGGAGATCCTGCGCCGCTTCCTGGCGCGGGCGACGCGCTGA